Genomic segment of Euleptes europaea isolate rEulEur1 chromosome 6, rEulEur1.hap1, whole genome shotgun sequence:
GGGTAAAGTGGATGAGAAGAgtacgatgtaagctgctttaggtccccagtgggggaggtataaatgaagtaaataataataaagctgaagactAGGGGAGCAGATAAAAGAAAGCTTTTTTGATGAGTGTGAAGGATAGAAGAATAGaagaaagcagagaaaggggaaaggatatgtaggacagaaagaggaaacagtgtggggaaTGGCATACAGAGGGGAAAGGAGTTACCCCTGCAAGTAGCTTGCAGGTTCCTTGCTTATACACATATTTTTAACGAGCATTTCTTTGTCTTCAGCTCAGATATTCTACAGAGGATTGTTCTTTTGAAGAGGAGATTCGTCCAGATGGCTACAATGTCTACAAGTCAAAGAAATATGGAGTTTCGGTATCTTTAAGTAGTGCCAAAcaaagacaacaatttaaaggGAAAGGTTTTCTTCCCTTATCTCATTTCTTGCCTATGATCAACACTGTCCCAGTGGAGTCTACAGATTTTGGTGAATACGGTGATATGACACCACTTCTTGAACCTGATATTTTCAATTCACCAATTGAAACTGACAGCACGGACCCCTTTCACATAACTTCAGATCTATCGTCAGTGCAAAGTCCTAGCTTTGGCAAATAACCAGGGTTactttgcatttgttttgctAAAAAAATACCCCAACAGTCTATGATAGTGTATCTAGCAGTAATAGTTAAAATTCAGGAACATCTTTAGACGTGGCATTACCTTTGTTCATCAAATGGACAATTGCTGTAAATTCCTAACACCAGGAAAGCTATGTTCACAAATACTTCCTAATAATTCTGCAAAGATTCAGGGGAAAAACCAACCCTAGGATGGTATTTTTAAAACCTCCTTCTAAGAAAAGCTGCTTAATTCAGGAATGACAAATATGCACATTGTGCAGGAATTTCTTCTGCCTTGGAGGGTGTTTgaaaggataagatcatgaataTTTTACTTTACTACTTCATTattcttttattcatttcttGAGTCCTGATGACAGTAGCACTAAGTGAAGGATAACTTATTTTCTTTAATGTGCTTAAATTCATCAATGTGTAAGAAATAAAACTGGTGCAACCAactaagcaaacacacacacacacacaaaacactaaCAAACTCCTGACATAATTTATTAACTTATTTTCACAAATCCCTTCAAATGCCTTGAGGAAAATTAACCACAGAAAGTCAATTTCTATCCTGAGGTTGCCTGATATAGAGTTAATATTGGCCTTTTGGTCCTAGTGAATGGAATAAACTTATATTTCACTGATCCAACGTCTGTTGCTATAAGAGTAACCAGTTGTTCGCACGGTTCTTCGCCAAGTAAAACAGAAAGTAACTTTTATTCCCTGACACTAAAAAGGCTGATTGACAGTGCTACTCTAAGCAGgattctactcagaatcctactcaggtctgttaaCGGGTCTTTCTCcaaaaagtgtttttaggattgtactgttacagGTGCAAATGTCAGAAGCGCTAAACCTCTGGAATGGTATTGGCTGCTGTCTATCTGGAATTACCCAATACAGATAAACATGTAACCAATTATATTTTAATCTGCTATGTAGAGAAAGAAAAACTAGAGGTCCTTTGTGGCTGATCAAAGCCACTGTTGTTAGTGCCACAAACATGACCAGTTGAGTAACATGGCAAACTGCCTGAATCCTACCTTTGGATTGTAGGACAAGAGCCGGGCCTTGCTGACATAGTTTTAAATCTGGTTGATTTGCATGCCATTTGGATAATACAATGTAGTAAGCAATATTTTGTGAAAATATTgtatataaatactttaaaactagcttgaggaaaagaaaaataatcttccgtaagggttgccaactggtctggagaaaagtactgtccctttaataaaagcTTAGTGGGTGGAAATGGGCAATTGAAGCTTTCATGGAATgaaggtaaataatatcacctagTTAATAGCATCCTGCAAGCCTCTCCGAAAGGGACTCCATCCCCCCCAgacagttggtaaccctaagcttGAGACACTACACATTTGCTCAAAGTTTCTTGTATAAAGTAGTATTGTtatgtacagaaaacaaaagaaaaaaatattttctcgaCTTAGCACTTCATTGTCAATGCTATATTTATAAGTAATTTATTAAACACATACATCTGTTTATTTTGTTACTGTATTTATACTCAAATGTATATTTATGTATTCCATcgtggtcttttttttttaaataagttttttttaaaaaagtcggTACAATTGTAGTAATTTTTGTAATCTTGATAATGGTCAGTAGAAATTAAACTAATTTTTGCATATAAAGTAGTTGTAGTGGTAGTGTgacatttttaataaaataaaatatagtgaAACATTGAGCAGTCTTTTTCTTTGATGCTCTTTGAATGATAACATTCAGCACCTAGATTTTTCACACTCGATAACAGGAAAAGTTGGATTTCCTGACCTGTAAATATTAAGCAAATTAATCACATTTGCacattattaattattatatatATACTATCTCACAGCAATTCAGGAGTTCCAGTGAGCTCATTGACACTTATCTCCACTACCCCAGGCAATTGGGTGTGGAGGAATGTGGCTACAGATTTACACAATACTAAATCAGGCTACTCTATCTACCTGGCCCTCAAGTGACTACATACTTCAAAGGAAGGAACATCCACTAAGAATTGGTACTTGTGCAATACATTACCATTGGAAATGAGTGAGACTCGCTTGTTTAGATACTAACAGGAAAATGCAAGAAAACCTGCCGATTTTAACCTTTATTTCTACTCAATACCATCTTATGCAAGTTGCAAACGTTTATTGTTCTCATATAGACTATATCCATAAGTAATTGAGGTAGCTGTTtacaaaagaaaaattaaattgaTAACTTTGGGAGGATGTTTCAACACGTGAGATAAAAGAGATATCTGAACACTACATCTGAATGACCATGACAGGGTCACTCTTTACTTGCAAAACTATTAATATATCTTCACAGAATCTTTATACATTTTTAACaaggcattaaaaaaacaccactttTGACCTCTCAGTGTTACTAACCCATCATATTCAAACACTTTCAAATTAATCACACCAATCTGATAAAGCACTTAAACATGCTTTCTTATCTAACTATTCTACTGGAAAAGCAGGGGGAAAGTGAGATCTCAAGATTGCATTTCAATTTAGTCTCAAGTTTTGACTCTTCCCTGTATGTCATTCATGCTCTTGTCTGAGCATGAATACTGTCTCCTCCCACTGAAGCAAACCCCAGACCTACACTGGAAATCAAAAGTGTTAGAATACCTGATGGGGGGAAATGACAGCTGGAAAAGAGCAAGATACACTGGGGAATAGAAACACACCCCGTATCTGTTGTTGGCTTCAGATAATATAAGAATGGTGTTGTGGCGTTAAAAAAAAGACTTCCATGAAACAGTTCTACTTGCTATATAGCAGGTTCCCCAACATAGTGCCTGTGCCagccaaatgttttcagaaagcgggtggggccagatgggcttTGGCCCAGTAGGGTTTCTGAccagccattggagatctgatttgctgtgcagatttttaaaaagttgctatggcagcagctgccaccacagcacaaggatcttcactcttGCTgtctatgcaagaaaatatttttaaactataCATTCATCTAAAGGcattctgttaaacagagcttctccctgaaatgttgaagagttactgttagagttatgcacGATCTCATTCCCTGAGATTTTATGATTGGCTCGGCCTCTTGTGATAGCCATTTTATGGTTACTCCCACCATCCAgtgtccgaattccaaaggtgcccacaggctcaaaaaggttgggagcccCTGCTCTACAATGATATTGTCTGCAACTGGAAATCACATGGATCAGAACAATCACAAAATGATAACTCCTAACAGGCTATAAATAGCTGCCTAATATTGTTGAGTGAGACCATATGTCCATctaaaccagaagaagaagaggaggaggaggaggaggaggaggaggaggaggaggaggaggaggaggaggaggaagaagaaagttcttataccctgattttttttgcctctgaggagtgtcaaactggcttacaacaaccttcccttcctctccccacaacacacatcttgtgaggtaggtggggctgagagaggtcagagagaactgtgactagcccaagatcacccagcacgcttcatgtgtaggagctgggaatcaaaccagttctccagattagagtctgtcattcTTAACCAcaccccactgtgtgtgtgtaaagtgccatcaagtcgcagccaatttatggtgatcctgtGGCGTTTTCacagtaagagatgttcagaggtgtttgtcatttccttcctctacatagcgacccttggtggtctcccatccaaatactaaccagggccagccctgctttgcttctgagatctgactagatcaggctagcctgggccatccagggcaagaCTCTGTACATTAATACTTATTTTGCTTGTTCTGAGCTGACTGTCTACAAAACTAAACAAATCCAGAAAGATGTTTTATTAGCTTGTGTCTGACGTGATAATTACCATGTTGCAGAAAGTACAGCTGACTAATCTGCTGCTGTTTGGTTGAGATTTCCTGTTGTCTCcccaaatgctcccccccccccaccatgctcTTGCTTTTATTTCTACAGTACACTCATTATGCATGACAGTTTTCAGGGTCAAATACACAAAAAGCACGTGCTTTGAGGAACTTACAATTGAAACTGCAGTAGCGTGTAGAGTAGCAAAAGTGGAGTGACAAGaaaaggagtagaaaagggcaagagtccagtagcaccttaaagactaacaaaaatattttctggcagggtaggagctttcgtgagccacagctcacttcttcagatacagctagaatgtgaatccatctgtctttaagtagaggagagtgaattcagacaagcattagtatgtaaatgttaacagtatgtcaatgtgaatagcaggcatgatgggattaggtgtggtatgcagaagagtctgtgatgtccaggggagagatgggtgtagaaaaatcagcattgctaatgagccatgaatgcaaggtctttattcagcccaggtaaatgcattgactttagtttgaatatcaactgtactTCTGCAGTTTCTCTGTTCTGTTTCTTTAGTTTCTTTagttgaagaagtgagctgtggctcgcgaaagctcataccctaccagaaaatacttttgttagtctttaaggtgctcctggactcttgcccttttctactactgcagacagactaacacggctacccactgaggaaaaggaggaggtcaGGATAAGCAAAGGTGATGGTTAACAACTGCATTTGTTTAGGGCTCGTTTCAGATAGGGCCAAACCTCTTTACGCTTGCTGCTTCTGCGATGTGTGGGGGGGTCAGAGCGGatctcagaggccatttatgcctgggaggttttgccttggattcgccactctctatatgcccatttccccccatccaaattctccaaactcaacaataagcccccatgcagagttttgagaattcggatgggggggggggaatgtgcatctagagagtggcaaatccaaggcaaaacctcccaggcatcaatggccagaGAATCCAATAGGGAGAGCTGCACACCACCAAACAGGGTTTGGAAACGTCTGGGAGCAAAATAGTCAGAAATGCGAAAACGGCAGACTTCGGCTGCCAACGCCGCCTTCCTCCCCGGGCATATTTGCAGACGTGATCCAAAAGGCGCAGGCGCGCTAGGCTCCACGCGCTCGTTTTCGTACGGGACCCGCCCTCCCTCTAGCGGACGGCCCGCGAAGAAACAAGCGCACTTCTCCGCCCGCCTTCCGAACGGCCCCGTAGCGCCACCTAGTGTGCGACGGAGCCCTTCCACGACGAGGAGCGAAGCCGAGAGCCCTTTCGGAGCGTGCGCAGTGGAGGCTGTCCCGCGCCGGTCCTTCCGGCTCGCCGTCCGTTTCTCAAGCCGCGTTCCGGAGGGCGCCGGGAGGCTCCGGCGGGCCGCGGAAAGAGGGCGGCCATGGCGAAGGAGCCGGACGCGTTGGAGGCCATCGTCATGGCGGAGGCGAGGTACGGCCTTAGAGCTCACCTGTGCAGGTGGGGGCCGAAGGAAGTCGAGGGGTAGGGGCGTCCCCACCGTTGGGAAGGGCGGTTTGCGTTTTGATCTCGTCCAGGGTGGCCTACGCGGTTCGCTCTTCCTTGTTTCGTCCTcgcaacaaccttgcgaggtaggttggACGGCGAGAGCATGAaatgaggagctgtggctcagtggtagagcatctgcttggcatgcagaaggccccagtgaTCTTCGATCCTGTGATCTTCAGTATGTTCTTgtaggcttgaagaggggagtggtggacgtgttcatggaggaaaggggtattcatggctactagttacaatgggtggaggcccctggttggccgctgtgtgaacagactgctgggcttgatgggccttggtctgatccagcattgcctttcttatgttcttaatccccggcatctccagggaaagggactaggcaagtaggtgatgtgaatagacctctgcctgagatcctggagatggatggactcaataaagaaagccaatTTTCAAACTGTTTAGACCCTTCTCCGGAAGCCTGGTGACGGGTCGCATTTTTGGTGGGTGGTGGATCAAAAGGATATTATGCATTTTGTAATTTTGATTATATcaagtagattatataattgatattcttttgtattttctctttattattgtatttgtttgttttgttttatgtgtttatgttataaaaatatatatatataaaagaaataaaaaaaataaaggacgccacagccctcaatttgcaagatctgagcaagactgtcaaagataggacattttggaggactttcactcacagggtcgccatgattcggaggcgacttgacggcacttaacgcacacacagttaaaatggatactaggcatgatgcatgcctattctctccaggatcagaggagcctgcctattatcttgggtgctgtggaacacaggcaggacggtgctgctgcagtcgtcttgtttgggggcttcctagaggcgcctggttggccattgtgtgaacagactgctggacttgatggaccttggtctgattgaGCAGggcagttcttatgttcttaatccccggcatctccaggtaaagggactaggcaagtaggtgatgtgaatagacctctgcctgagatcctagagagccactgctggtcagagtagacaatactgactttgatggaccaagggtccttcatgtgttcatgtgttcaatgagcccaagagcacccagtgagcttcatggccaagtaGAGCTTTACTGGGTGTCGTTGGACTCGTTGCATTACAATTGGCCTTGTACTAAATATATAAGTAATATCCATTacctgcacacatacacactctcCAGGGAGCGGCCATAGTATTTCAGATGCGGAAAGTTTATTTCTTGTCATCTCGTgcagagaaagggctttctcatcACTCGAGATCCCTGGAGGTAGATGGATGTATCAGTGCCTGACTCAGGATAAATCAGCTGCACATGTAAAATATTCACTTTGGGATCTTGTTGCTAAGGCCATTTGGCCTTTGTGGGAAAGACAGATTGTGGGAGGACCAGGCTCAGGTGACTGCTGCCATTCTTATTCTTCCCAGTTTTCCTGGCGTTATTAGCTGCATGTCAAATTCCACACGTGCAGTTTATTCAGGCAGATGCAGTTTTTAGTTGTAGGATTTCTGCCTGTGATGCTTCTgttgaaaaaaaaggggggggaacccagagGTAACAACCCAGAATTATGCTCATTACAAACTCACGGGCAGCCTGAGCCTTGTTTTCTTCCTCAATTCTCTAATTTGTAAAATAGAAATACTAGTGATTTTTGTCACAAAGATAGTAAAGTACTGTGTTGCTTCTTGTTTAGTGATCTACTGATTTCCATTTTCAATAGTAATAGCTCTGGGGCTGGGTTACTTTAATTTATAGGAACACTTCATAAACAATTTGAAGATTTCTGAGACTGCTGGGTTCAGTAAACTACGGTTAAAAACCAATTGATGAGAAAGGAAGAGGTGCAAgctaaggagaaggaaaagggttTTGGGGAGGTTGTATATGAGTGTAATGCCATTTGTGTGAATTCTGCAAACTGGCTTTTGATATTGCTTATGACTCCAATGTGTAAAGAATATCAGCCTTGTGATCCGTACCTGCATAAGTTCACTGAATTAAAAGTAAGCTTTCAGATGCTGTGTTTACAAGCTAACCTTAATCAATTTGAGATTTATCATGTTTcagtcaattttttaaaattataggaTTTCTTCATATATTAAATTTATACTCCTATCTACTCCTTTAGTAAAGCTGCTCTGTGTATAGTTCTTATGTGTTGTAGTAAGCTGAAATGAAAGAGAATGAAATACTATTAAcaggatgtttatttatttttttatttttcaaatttctgAATGTCTGTATGGTTTTGCACTGTTGCTATAATGCCAACTCAGTGTCACAGATTGTAAAGTTGTGCTCACTTCGAGGTGGCTATTGTAGACACTTAAGTGTTGATGCAACAAAACAAAGCTGGAAATATTTGAAAGGCTTTGTTATACCAGGATCCCTTTCTAactctctctttttaatttaatttaattttcttcAAGTTCTTAGTTTTAAAAGTTGGAAAAAGTTTTACAGAGGGTAGGCTTTACTTATTGAATCACTTGCTGCAGTATTTTATCTAAAGAGGCAGTCATGAAAAGGAAAAGCTCATGGTGGGTAAGCTGCTTTCCTCTGTAACATTCTTTTCACCCAACAAGCCACCTGTTGACAAATCTCCAGTAGTGTATGACAGCCAGGGCTGTTGGGAGAGTTGATATGCCTTGGTTTTATGCTTAAGGAAGTGAGatacacatgcacatacaaaTAAAATTGAGTTTATGTTGTCTGCTTATGGTTTAAATCAGGGCTTTTCAGCTTAGCTGGGCAAATGAGCCAATAATAAGAATGCTTCTCTCATTACAGATTTCATGGTGAAGGCTACCAAGAGGGCTATGTTGAAGGAACTCATGCTGGTACCATTGAAGGAAGACAATATGGAATACAACAGGGTGCCAAAATTGGCTTAGAAGTATGTGACAAAACTAAAACTTCTTTTTTGGTAATTACTCTGATAATGCATAAGGAGCATAATAAAGTTTGATTCACAAATTGAATTTCACTGTAGCTGGATCTATTGAAGCTCCATACAGAATATGTACTGCAGTAACAAGCTCATGATGATACAGAATAATTTATACTTGAGTTGAGTGTAATTCTTAAGCTGTCCTCCAGTAAAGTCTGTGTGCCCTTGCTGGATTTCTTGGTCATTCTTTTAAGTTAATATCCAGAGGAAATTATCGTACTAGAATAAAGGAAAATTTTAATTGACCTTTTTCAAATATATAGATTGGATCATACCTTGGCTTTTCAATGACATGGCTGGGATTGCTTCATAAACACTCAGATGATAAACACAGGTAAGATGAAGAAAGAAAGCCAGTGCTTACCTATGGTCTCACTTTTCATGGGTTTGGTTCAGTTTGTTTCCTAGAATGGATGATTCATTTTTtgaggaatttaaaaaaacacacatctaAAATGAAGCAAAGCTTTCATAACAGAAGATCAATAGGGAGGCAGTTAACCCCTTAAGATGTATAGTAAAGTCGCCATGTTGCTAGGAGATGGTGGGGGAGGCTTGTGGAGACTGTCAACCTTGCTCACCAATGCTGATGGTATCAGCATTTAAGGTCCCAGAATCGCCATATTAGTTCTGCCAGTACAATGTCATAAACCCTGTTTGGGGGACATTGGGGAAGTGTTACACCTGTAGAAGCATTCAGGAACAAACTTCTGAAGATTTCAACTTTGTGAATGGTTGAGCAGTTTAACAGCCAGCTTGATATGGGGGTTaaagtgtgggactaggatctgggagactctggTTCCAATTCCCACTgtcccatggaagctcactgggtgaccttgggccagtcgctctctctcagcctaacctacctcacaggcttgctatggggataaaacagaggaagggagattgatatatgccaccctgagtaCCTTGGAGAAAGGTTGGAATAAGAGTATACTAAATAGATTATTTGCAGGTGGTTACCCttgatcctctttaaaaaaaaatactaaaaatgaACAAGGATGTTTGTTCAGTTGACTCTTATTGGTTACCTTAAATTTGTTTGCTGACATCAGAACTGGAACCATTTGGATTACTGAACTCTTCTTAAAAAGAGGGGCTAACTCAGTCCCTCTCTGGGTTTGTCTTGATGCTGGTCTGGCCGAATTCCATCAGCTTATGTGTAGCATTTTGGAACTGACTGCCAATAAGTACGATGTGGATATCgttttcatttccccctctgaTATGGGGTGGTTCTTAATTGGCAGGAATCCACTGCTTGACATTTGAGAGGTGAGGTCACATGTGAAAGAGTATCAGCGCTCTTTCACATATGAGCATTCTCTGGACATTCTCTTCATGTCAAGCAAAAGGAAGCCTGGCTGTTCCAGCAAGTGCCAGCTTGCTAAATAAAGGTATTTACTTGTGAGTTACAGTTGGCAGTTGACCTCTGCTGACTGTCAGTACTTTGGAAACACAATGCAAATGTGGCACACGCCTCTTACTTGGAGTCTTCTTAGGTAACCAGTGCCCAAAAATAGCATTCTGAAAgcttaaacaaaaatataaatatatgacAAAAGACTAAAAATAGGTCTGATGCTGAAGACCTGGGCTTGCCAAAGTATTTTTAACTTTATCTAAAATAACTGGCATGTTCTGTACCACTACTCCCAGTGAAGTTTAAAGCCCTCCTCCAGCCTAAGGGGCCTTCTTTCAGTTCAAgtgttttcttgttttgttttgttctttttgtattttttctccAAAAGGAGAGCcactgaagttggaggaaggcttcctgCTTTGCCGAGTGGAATGGTAAGAGTACATGCCATTATATCTAAGCTAGAGTCATTCAGTAAAGGATGGGAGAATGGACATCAGTTCTACCTGGAGTCACTAGAGCATTGCTTAGTGACAGCCTTTTGATTTCTATTATCTTCACATGTGCCCCTGTTCCATTTAAGAGACAATGTAAAGAACTAGGGCTATGATTATGCATTGTTGCGGTGATATACAACTCACATAAATCTGGCTGTTTCATGTGTCTGAGCTGATTTATATGATAatggggttatttatttatttaggaaatttgtgTGCAGCCTTTCCAGATCCACTCCAGGAGGCTCACCACAATAAAACAGGATCAATCAAGGCAATAAAACAGTTTGGTGAAACAATTAATGCAATAAAATAAGTCAATAGAGTAGTGAAACCAgtagagtaaataaataaaacaggtttaacaaaacaaaacaagccactTAAAATATCCAGGGCATAAAAATACTTAAAGCAAACAGAGCAGTCTAAAATTATATTCATAGGCCTCAAGCTAGCAGCTGCCCATAAAACATCTAAAAAGAACTGCACTAGTTAGCACGGCTAATGTCATGGCGCTCTGATTCCAATTGTTTGGGCCAGTGGCATACTCTTTCCTATATTAGCCCTTAGAAAGGGGTAAGGGTAGTATGAGTATCATTTTCCTAGCTTGCATGGCTGGGGAAACGATGCCATGTGCAAATAAGCCACATAAAACTTCCCGCAATGCAGTGATGCTGTGTGAACTGGCGCCAAAAAAGTCATGACTGGCTGTGAGGAAATAGTTTTGAGTTGTCTAGCATGTCCATTTGATCTGGTTTACTAAAATGAGTAGCCGTAGTAGAAGGGAGCGGAGTGACGGAAGCCATTGTTTCAAGGTATCATGGATGCATACTGAATACTAGTGTGTCTTTCTCTTTATGATTAGGTGGAGATTTAGTATATGTGTTTATTGTCTTGTACACTTCTAATAGGACGACTGGACCAAAGTTCCTTTCCTATATCACCCTAACCTATATTAAAAGTTGTTGTGATGAgggaaacggggggaggggagaccaAATATAGTACAATGATCTCCTTGGAGAGCTGGAAATTTTCAAATTCAGATATCTGATgcaattttatatttttacagtaaaaaaataaaggtgCTAGAGTCATTAATAGAGTTGATCCAGAAATTTCCTCATCAGAACCCAACTTACGACAGACTTCAAGAAGACCTGGACAGGATCAGGGGAAGATTTAAACAGGTTGGTAATCAGTTTtagagccccgtagcgcagagtggtaagctgcagtactgcagaccaagctctgctcacgacctgtattcgatcccgacggtagttggtttcaggtagccggctcaaggttgactcagccttccatctttccgaggtcggtaaaacgagtacctagcttgctgggggtaaagggaagatgactggggaaggtactggcaaaccaccccgtaaacaaagtctagtaaacgacgggatgtgacgtcaccccatgggtcaggaatgacccggtgtttgcacaggagacctttacctttttaatcagtTTTAAGGATGGAACCGAAGGAGTATGTACTTTATAATAAGAGTAACAAGTACTGCCCAAGTACTCAAAGGGTATCACTTTAAGGAATTTGAGCAAGGATGGTAAAATAATGCAATTTGGTAGTATCCTCGTATGCAGGATGAGGGGCTGAGGCTTGGAGAGTGTTGCTTGTCTGAGGACTCTTGGTGAATTCATTGCAGTGGCAAGAGTCACAACTTGTGAGTCATAGCTCAGTCTTGTAGTTCCAGCTCTTGCGTACTGTTTGTATGGAATAAGAATTCAATTATAACATTACGTAGTTGAGGAATAAACAGGGATGGTGGGAACACGATAAACTTGATAAAGAAATTGACACGTCTCTTTTCTTTTCAGGTTTGCTCACTGCTACATGTATCATCTGACTTCAGGCTTAGCAGGGAAGGATCTGCGCTTTCATTTTGAAATCGGCATGAATGGAGAAGAAATCTTTACCTGGATTTAATAACTGGTTAAGtctcctaaaaaaaaaagagcagctGGAGTCTGAAAGAATATTTTGCCACAGAGAGGAAAGCTGATTTTTCTGCAGTGGTGACAATAGAAAGCTACCTTTGGGACCTCATCCTTTTCCTGTTTGAATTGCAACACCGGTGTGTGTTCCTGCATAACAATTTAATGAACAGTTTGATTTTGTGTCTTTTAGATATCGTGAGGAACTGTGATTAATTGGTATCTGGCACGAATACAACTGGTGTGCTGTGTTCCTGGGTGTCCATTAGTCCTCGCACCCTCCTGCT
This window contains:
- the LTO1 gene encoding protein LTO1 homolog; its protein translation is MAKEPDALEAIVMAEARFHGEGYQEGYVEGTHAGTIEGRQYGIQQGAKIGLEIGSYLGFSMTWLGLLHKHSDDKHSKKIKVLESLIELIQKFPHQNPTYDRLQEDLDRIRGRFKQVCSLLHVSSDFRLSREGSALSF